In Rhodamnia argentea isolate NSW1041297 chromosome 11, ASM2092103v1, whole genome shotgun sequence, one genomic interval encodes:
- the LOC115746988 gene encoding uncharacterized protein LOC115746988 has translation MKRRNSLPFHDLGTPKGWTSERVPSGAAAAAAARAHVNPASSPSFSPFNSNRTLPSKWEDAERWICSPVSANISHLPTHPNVHQRRPKSKSGPLGQSGYYPCYSPGVVDGWSGRSFVVGSPFSTGVMVADEGVMGCVGLGRGGVLSEKGNDDGNVGRSASGLGWSEMVDEKFDCTENNGNGVSPAVSRRDMATQMSPKSSPSSSPKIRPSNCQSPPSQSLRSEKLEVRDVGIDKQATMISWSRRHAARLSRKGGQGVEDSNRFGKGEAQGSSWDTVETTKNMSWLQREEAKITAWENLQKAKAEAAIKKLEMKLERKRSTGMDRILNKLRTAEVRAQEMRSSISLRHQDSKASQKNILFRRPFWVNSFRNCLHCHEL, from the exons ATGAAGAGGAGAAACTCTCTTCCCTTCCACGACTTGGGCACCCCGAAGGGCTGGACCTCGGAGCGCGTCCCCTcgggcgccgccgccgccgccgccgccagagCCCACGTCAACCCCGCTTCGTCGCCTTCGTTCTCGCCCTTCAACAGCAACAGGACCTTGCCTTCCAAATGGGAAGACGCCGAGCGGTGGATTTGCAGCCCCGTCTCCGCCAATATCTCGCACCTCCCTACCCACCCCAACGTCCACCAGAGGCGGCCCAAGTCGAAGAGCGGGCCACTGGGCCAGTCCGGTTACTACCCCTGCTACTCCCCGGGCGTCGTCGACGGGTGGAGCGGGCGGAGCTTCGTCGTGGGGTCGCCGTTCTCCACGGGCGTGATGGTGGCCGACGAAGGAGTGATGGGCTGTGTCGGGTTGGGTCGTGGTGGTGTGCTGAGTGAGAAGGGTAATGACGATGGCAATGTGGGCCGGTCTGCTAGCGGCCTTGGGTGGTCGGAGATGGTGG ATGAGAAATTCGATTGTACCGAGAACAATGGAAATGGGGTTTCCCCCGCCGTCTCACGAAGGGACATGGCGACTCAGATGAGCCCAAAGAGTAGCCCCAGCTCGTCTCCGAAGATCAGGCCTTCTAATTGTCAATCGCCTCCATCCCAGAGCTTACGATCTGAGAAGTTGGAAGTGCGGGACGTGGGGATAGACAAGCAGGCAACCATGATTAGCTGGTCGAGGAGGCATGCCGCAAGACTCTCTAGAAAGGGCGGGCAAGGGGTCGAGGACTCGAACAGATTTGGCAAAGGAGAAGCTCAAGGATCATCTTGGGACACGGTAGAGACCACGAAGAACATGTCCTG GTTGCAGAGGGAAGAAGCAAAGATCACAGCCTGGGAAAATCTACAGAAGGCAAAAGCAGAAGCGGCAATAAAGAAACTAGAG ATGAAACTGGAAAGGAAGCGATCCACAGGGATGGACAGGATATTGAACAAACTGAGAACGGCTGAGGTAAGGGCTCAAGAAATGAGAAGCTCGATCTCGCTGCGCCATCAGGATTCCAAGGCTTCCCAGAAGAACATACTCTTTCGCAGGCCTTTCTGGGTGAACTCCTTCAGGAATTGCTTGCACTGCCACGAACTGTAG